One segment of Deltaproteobacteria bacterium DNA contains the following:
- a CDS encoding protease modulator HflK, producing the protein MASDREQTTPPSVRVITAFVRFVATHRGLSLAIAAGAFVAVSLVASIYAVANGETAAVRRFGRMVTDAVGPGLALRAPWGIDRIDKVKTGQVARLAVTGDFEEQIGLVTGDENLIDIGVVVQYQITQLGASLFGVEDAGALLAHAVRTALVGAAASMPVDDVLTSGKAKIETDVRREAQAMMERYGTGLTLVAVNLQSVNPPSEAAASFRKVNDAKAEAARMQNDAESERDQRRNLARGEAGKRLHEAGQAADSRKRQAAGAADRFRQVLVQKTKTPELTRVDLYTDMAMRALAKARLVILAPGEAPRVDINLIEREASPTPTAKTPGAAVAKASEPLPDEPGTDTAPVAPETQP; encoded by the coding sequence ATGGCGAGTGACCGCGAACAAACGACCCCACCGAGCGTGCGGGTCATTACCGCGTTTGTGCGATTCGTCGCGACGCATCGCGGACTTTCGCTCGCGATCGCGGCGGGTGCGTTCGTGGCCGTTTCGCTCGTCGCGTCGATCTACGCGGTGGCAAACGGCGAGACGGCGGCGGTGCGCCGATTCGGCCGCATGGTGACCGACGCCGTTGGTCCCGGCCTCGCGCTGCGTGCCCCGTGGGGCATCGACCGGATCGACAAAGTGAAGACCGGGCAGGTCGCGCGCCTCGCCGTCACCGGCGATTTCGAGGAACAGATCGGGCTCGTCACCGGCGATGAAAACCTCATCGACATCGGCGTGGTCGTGCAGTACCAGATCACGCAACTCGGCGCATCGCTCTTCGGAGTCGAGGACGCCGGGGCGCTGCTGGCGCACGCGGTGCGCACGGCGCTGGTCGGTGCGGCCGCTTCGATGCCGGTGGACGACGTGCTCACGTCGGGCAAGGCAAAGATCGAAACGGATGTTCGCCGTGAGGCGCAGGCGATGATGGAGCGGTACGGCACGGGGCTCACGCTCGTCGCCGTCAATCTGCAATCCGTGAACCCGCCGTCGGAGGCCGCTGCGTCGTTTCGCAAGGTGAACGACGCCAAGGCCGAGGCCGCGCGCATGCAGAACGACGCCGAATCCGAACGGGATCAGCGACGAAATCTGGCCAGAGGCGAGGCCGGGAAACGACTGCACGAGGCCGGACAGGCCGCCGATTCGCGCAAACGCCAGGCCGCGGGCGCGGCTGACCGGTTCCGCCAGGTGCTTGTGCAAAAAACGAAAACACCCGAACTCACGCGCGTGGATCTCTACACCGACATGGCGATGCGCGCGTTGGCGAAGGCACGTCTTGTTATCCTCGCACCGGGTGAAGCGCCGCGCGTCGACATCAACTTGATCGAACGCGAAGCGAGTCCGACCCCGACCGCGAAAACGCCCGGCGCGGCGGTTGCGAAAGCGAGCGAGCCTCTTCCTGACGAGCCGGGAACCGATACAGCTCCCGTCGCACCGGAGACGCAGCCGTGA
- the hflC gene encoding protease modulator HflC — MTRKTALIAACAAVVAWLAFTAIYTIDETEQAIVTRFGRALPGVAGPGLNVKAPWPIDSVVRMDSRLLVFDAEPTELLTLDKKNVLIDSFICWKIADPLRFTQTVKARPEAEARLLDIMSSALGAAVGSEPIEHFLNVDPTRVKLREISKRVAEAVNGIATSSFGIEIVDLQINGFNLPAQNRASVIKRMRAERARIATKYRSEGEEEALKIEAQAVAEREKILAEASAQSEAIRGEGEAEALRLFADAYAKDPDFYRFLRTLETYEKIVGEKTTIFLSADSPLLRQLHGE, encoded by the coding sequence ATGACGCGAAAAACCGCCCTGATCGCCGCGTGCGCCGCCGTCGTTGCCTGGCTGGCGTTCACCGCGATCTACACGATCGACGAAACCGAGCAGGCCATCGTCACGCGATTCGGCCGCGCGTTGCCCGGCGTCGCGGGGCCGGGGCTCAACGTCAAAGCGCCGTGGCCGATCGATTCCGTTGTCCGGATGGATTCGCGGCTGCTCGTCTTCGATGCCGAACCGACCGAACTGCTCACCCTCGACAAGAAGAATGTGCTAATCGACAGCTTTATCTGTTGGAAGATCGCCGATCCGCTCCGGTTCACGCAGACCGTCAAGGCGCGCCCCGAGGCCGAGGCGCGGCTACTCGACATCATGTCCTCGGCGCTGGGCGCGGCCGTGGGCAGCGAACCCATCGAGCACTTTCTCAACGTCGATCCCACGCGGGTGAAACTGCGCGAGATCTCGAAGCGCGTCGCCGAGGCGGTCAATGGGATCGCGACGTCGAGTTTCGGCATCGAAATCGTCGATCTGCAGATCAACGGCTTCAACCTGCCGGCGCAAAACCGCGCGAGTGTCATCAAACGCATGCGCGCCGAACGCGCGCGCATCGCCACGAAGTACCGGTCCGAGGGTGAGGAGGAAGCGCTGAAAATCGAAGCGCAAGCCGTCGCCGAGCGCGAGAAGATTCTGGCCGAGGCGAGCGCGCAGTCCGAGGCCATACGCGGCGAGGGCGAGGCCGAGGCGCTTCGCCTGTTCGCCGACGCCTACGCCAAGGACCCGGATTTTTACCGGTTCCTTCGCACGTTGGAGACCTACGAAAAGATCGTCGGCGAAAAGACCACGATTTTTTTGTCGGCCGATTCCCCCTTGCTGCGGCAGCTTCATGGCGAGTGA